DNA from Chloroflexota bacterium:
CTGACATTGCGGTGCCCATTGTTGTCACGGTCGATCTGGACAGCGAGCAGGCGACGGCCTGGGAGGCGGACCCGGAGCAAGCAGATGTGACGCTCCGGTAGCGCTTGTCCCGGTTCGCGGCGATGGCGAATGCGGGGCGGGTTACGCAAAGGTCTCCGAAGGCGGAGTCCAAAGGTACGCGGGTGCGGGCGGGGCCGTTCACCCTGAGGGTAATCGAAGGGTGAACGGCGGCTTACCACTCTCGGCTACTGCGCGCACAACCCATAGGTATTCTCGGTGATGCACACCTGCGTCCAGGAACTGTCGTTGTTCCTGTCCGACAACACCATGCCGAATGTGCTTCCGGCAAAGATCTCACCGTATTGCACTCCGTCCGGGCTGTACCACTCTATGCTCGCTACGCTCTCCTCGTCCCCGGAGCGCAAGACGAGATACCAGCTATCGGGGCTGCTGCGGACGACCAACTCTTCCACCTCAAGGCGCGTCGGAATCTCAGGGGGCGGCCCCGCTGGCCCAGCGGAACCGGCCTCGCCCTTCGGCCCCTGCACACCGACCGGTCCTGCCGGACCGACGCGCCCCTGGGGGCCTGTGGCGCCTTGCGGCCCCTGGGGGCCGGTCAACCCCTGCGGTCCCTGCGGACCGATCGCGCCCTGCGGTCCCTGAACGCCTTGCGGCCCCTGCTGTCCTTCCGCGCCGACCTCGCCCTGCGGAGCGGGCGGGACCAGCGCCACTTGTTTCGCGACCTCTGCCTCAACCAGCGCGGCAAGCTTTTCATCTGACGGCCCGCACGCCGCAAACGCGCCAAGCATGAGAACACACAGAAGCAATGTCGAGTACTTTACGGCAAACACAAGGAGACCTCCCGTGGCAGGATTTCGGCTCCCGGCCAAGAGTGCCTGATCCCGTTTGCCCACGAGAGGCCATAGGGGAAATCCCCAAACGGGTCAGGCTTGATGCTCTTGGCCGGGAGCGCACACAGCATATCACAGATTGGTGTCGGCAAAGGGGCGGCCATTCTTTGCGTGCCTATGCAGGCTTGCTTGTGATTCAGGCCGAGGCGTTTGTTCCAGAACGAATGTTTGACAAACTAAGAAACTTTGTTCTAAACTGCCTCCAGTCACTCGAAACGGAGGGAAACGAAATGGCGACCATGACGGAAGAGCGCATCCAGATCAAGCTCCAGCGGCTCGATGGCTTCGATGACCAGGTCCGCGTCAGCGTCCTGGACGAGGGCGATGGCGTCGCCAGCGGCAAGTCGCTGTGCGTCGACGCCGAGGAGGCTGCCCGCATGGTGGGCCAGCTCTACAGCCGCGGCCGTGAGCGCGGCGCGCGCATCTCCCTCGAGGTTGCCACGCTCCCGTCCCATCCGTTCGCCCTGAGGGAAATCGAAGAGCCTGCCCCGTACTTGATACGGGGGTCACACGAACGGACGGGGCGCCTGTTTTAGTCCACCGGAAGCCTGTTCCGGGCGGGCGCGGCGCCTACACTGGCGTCAGCTCAGCCAGCGGGGCGGTAGCCGCCCACACGTCCACGTCGACGTGAGACATCCGCTCTTCGCGCTCCAGCATCAGCGCGAAGACCCGCCGGCGCTCATCCATGTCCGTGACCACGGACGCCGCCGAGGGCACGTCCCGCACAATCGACTGCTTCAGGTGAATCGTCGTCTTCGGGTTGGCCGCCATGTTGGCCAGCCAGCTCCGGGGCATCCCGGGCCGGCCGGTCAGGTACAGCCGCCCGTCCAGCACGTGCAGCCGGATCTCGATGCGGCGGGCCTCGCCGCTCTTGCGGCCCGTGGTGGTGATGTCCACCACCTCGGCGATCTTTAACAACGTCCTGATGTCCTCAGCCATGGCACGCTCCGGTGTGGTCTTTCGCCGCAGCATAGGAAGTGAAGCAGCGGCGCGTCAAGGGCGGGGAGGCCTTCCTGTCGCGCACACCTTGACATCGCGCAAATGCCCCAAGCACCATGCCATACGCCCCAATGAGAGGGGACAATTATTGGAAACGGAGAATGACATGCCAAACCCGATAGTCCATTTTGAGATCATGGGGTCCGACTCCGCCAAGACGCAGGAATTCTACTCAGACCTCTTTGGCTGGACGATAAGCTCGGACAACCCGGCGAACTACGGCCTAGCGTTCACGCAGGACGACGACGGCCTCGGCATCAACGGCGGCATCGGCGGCGCTGACCAGGGCGGCGGGATCTACGTCGCCGTGTACGCCCAGGTCGACGACCCGCAGGCCTACTTGGACAAGGCCGTCTCCATGGGGGCAAAGGAAATTATTCCCGTAACGGAAGTGCCGGGCATGCCGATCGTGGTCGCCATGTTTGCCGACCCCGACGGCAACTGCATCGGTCTGGTCAAGGACGCTCAATAAGGGCAACCACAAGGGTTGCCCCGCCCCCATCAGTTCGCCGAGCAAACCGCATAGCAAGAGCCCCATCCGCTCGCCCACGCGTGGATGGGGCCTTTGCTGTGTCTGTCTTCTGAGGCCTACGCCCGCTGCGACTCAAAGGCCGTGATGGCGTTCTCCTCCTGCAGCGTCAGGCCGATGTCGTCGAGGCCGTTCAGCAGGCAGTATCGCTTGAACTCGTCCAGGCTGAATGCCGCGTTGAACCCCTGGTTGTCCGACACCGTGCCGCTCTCGAGGTCCACGGTCACTTGGTAGCCCGGGACCTCCTTGGCCTGGATCATGATGTGGTCGACGTCCTTGTCGCTCAGGCGCACGGGCAGCAGCCCGTTCTGCAGGCAGTTGTTGTAGAAGATGTCGGCGAAGCTCGACGCGATGATCGTCCGGAACCCGTACTGCTGCAGCGCCCACGGCGCGTGCTCCCGCGACGACCCGCACCCGAAGTTCCGGCCCGCCACCATCACCGACGCGTCCTTGTACCCCGGGTAGTTCAGCACAAAGTCCTCGTTCGGCGACCCGTCCGCGTTGAACCGCCAGTCGAAGAACAAGAAATCCTCGTAGCCTGTGCGCTCAACCCGCTTCAGGAACTGCTTCGGGATAATCTGGTCCGTGTCGACGTTCACCCGGTCCATCGGCAGCACCACGCCGGTGTGCACCGTGAATGCGTCCATTGCTGTCCTCCTTGGGCATCTGTCTTCAGAGTTCGCCACGTTCCGCCGCGCGGAGTACCTGCTGCAAACGGTCCTCTTCCCCCGGATGCACATGGGCTTCCCTGTGCCCATCAATTACATACCTGCCATTCTTGAGGATGGTTTGCTTAACCAATATAGTGCCATCGTTCAGGGTGTACACTCGTGAACCGTACTTCGATTCAGTCATAGCTAGTTCTTCCACTCCCGGATGTCCACAAAGTGCCCCGCGATGGCCGCAGCCGCCGCCATCTGCGGGCTCACCAGGTGCGTCCGCCCGTCCTTGCCCTGCCGCCCCTCGAAGTTGCGGTTGGACGTCGACGCGCACCGCTCGTGGGGCAGCAGTTGGTCCGGGTTCATGGCGAGGCACATGGAGCAACCCGCGTTGCGCCACTCGAAGCCCGCGTCGAGGAAGATGCGGTCCAGCCCCTCGGCCTCCGCCTGCTGCTTGATGGCGTACGAGCCCGGAACCACCATCGCGCCGACGCGGTCGCTCACCCGCAGCCCCTTCACCACCGCCGCGGCGTCCCGCAGGTCCTCGATGCGCGAGTTCGTGCACGAGCCGATGAACACGCGGTCGATGGCGATCTCCTCCATGGGCGTGTTGGGCTCCAGCCCCATGTAGCGCAGCGCCCGCTCGGCGCTCTCGCGGTCCGCGGGGTTGGCGAAGCTTGCCGGGTCCGGCACGCGCCCCGTGACCTGCGTCACCTGCCCCGGGTTCGTCCCCCATGACACCATCGGCGAAAGCGCCGCCGCGTCGATGACGACCGTCGTGTCGTACACCGCGTCTGGGTCCGTCGGCAACTGCTTCCACCGCTCGACGGCCTCGTCGAAGGCGTCGCCCTGCGGCGCGTTCGCCCTGCCGCGCAGGTAGTCAAATGTCTTCTCGTCCGGCGCGACCATCCCGGCCCGCGCGCCGCCCTCGATGCTCATGTTGCATACCGTCATGCGGCCAGCCATCGACAGGTCGCGGATGCCCTGCCCCGTGTACTCGATGACGTGCCCCGTGCCGCCGTCGATGCCGATCTGCCCGATGATGGCGAGAATCAGGTCCTTGGCAGTAACGCCGAAGGGCAGCGGGCCGTTCACGTCCACCTGCATCGTCTTCTGCCGGGCCTGCCGCAGCGTCTGCGTCGCCAGCACGTGCTCCACCTCCGACGTCCCCACGCCCAGCGCGAACGCCCCGAACGCCCCGTGCGTCGCCGTGTGGCTGTCGCCGCAGACGATGACCTTGCCCGGCTGCGTGTACCCCTGCTCCGGCCCGATGACGTGCACGATGCCCTGCAGCGGGCTGTGGATGTCCGCCAGCGGGATGTTGAATTCCCGCGCGTCGTTCGAAAGGTGCTCGAGCTGCTGCACCGCTATGGGGTCCTCGATGGGCAGCGAGCGGTCCGTGGTCGGAACGTCGTGGTCGGCCGTGGCGACGGTCAGGTCCGGGCGCCGCACCCGCCGGCCCGCCATCCGCAGCCCGTCGAAGGCCTGCGGCGACGTGACCTCGTGCACCAGGTGCAAGTCGACGTACAGCAACGCCGGCTTCCCCGGCTCCTCCGACACAACGTGCGCGTCCCAGATCTTCTCGAACATGGTCTTTCCAGGCATAGCGTTAACCTCTTCCACCTAAGGGTGTCCCGAAATTGGGGCCTTGCCATAATAGCATTCTGCTACGAATCCGTCATGCGGCGTATCTCCTTCCCCCTTTACGGAGGAAGGTTGGGATGGGGGTGTCGCAGCTCGCCCTGCCCCCCGTCGAATGATTCCACGAACGGACACCTATCCTCTCGTTTTCCCGGCGAAAGCCGGGATCCAGAAACCCTGCGGCCAACTGCATCCATATTCCCCCTCCCCGTCGCCCCTGCGAAGGCAGGGGCCCCGACAATCACAACCCCCCTTGCCTTGAACCGTCCCCCATTCCCCCGGACCCTGACACAAGCTCCTTGCCGATAACCTCCGCCCTTCTCTACCGTCTCTTCTAGGAGGAAAACACATGGCAAAGAAGACTGACACTACCCGGAACATCCCCCAGAACTCCAATTGTCAGCCCCGCGCCGCCATCCCGGTGGAGGCGAAGGCTCGCGCTGAGAGGGTTTCCCGGCCTCGCAGGAAGAGCGGAGGCCAGCCCGGCAACCAGAACGCTCGCAAGCACGGCTTCTACTCCAAGTACCTTACGCAGGAGCAGCGGGATGCATATCGTGCGGCCAAGTATGGTCCCTCGCTCACCCCGGAGATCGCCATCATGCGACTGATCGTCAGGGATATCATGGCCGACCCCGACGCTGACCAGGATCTTCTTCTGCGTTCGGTGAGGACCCTTGCTCGCCTGCTTTCCGTTCAGAACCAACTTCGGAACGTCTCATAAGCGATGGGACTCGTTTCCCCCAAAAGGCCTTATGTTTTCGTAGCTGAAGTGCTACGAATTGCCCGCCGCAATCGAGTGGCAAGTAGGCCTTGGGAAAAGCAAGTTCCTCGCTGGCAAAATGTCCGGGAAGGATTGAGAGGATATGCGCAATTGCAGTCGGACCTCGCGCCGGCCCCTACATCGGCCGGATCGGCACGCCGTGCTCCGAGAGGTACGCCTTGACCTCGGCGATGGAGTAGGTGCCGTAGTGGAAGATGCTCGCCGCCAGCCCTGCGTCGGCGCGGCCCTCCTGCAGCGCGTGCAGCATGTGCTCCGGGTTCCCCGCGCCGCCGCTCGCCACCACCGGCACCGTCACCACCTCCGACAGCTTCCGCAGCAGTTCGATGTCGTACCCCGCCTGCGTCCCGTCGGCGTCCATGCTGTTGACGACGATCTCCCCCGCGCCCAGTTCGACGGCCCGCGCCGCCCACTCGATGGCGTCCAGGTGCGTCGTGTGCCCGCCGTCGGCGCCGGTGCGCACGCGGACCTCCCAGCGGACGGGGTCCGTGCCCGGCAGGCGCATGGCGTCCAGCCCCAGCACGATGCACTGCGAGCCGAACCGGTCGGCCCCCTGCCGGATGAGGTCCGGGTTCTCCACCGCCGCCGTGTTGATGGAGACCTTGTCCGCCCCCGCCAGCAGCATCGTGTGCATGTCCTCCACGGAGCGCAGCCCCCCGCCCACGGCCAGGGGGATGAAGACCTGCTCCGCCACCTGCGACACCACGTCCAGCATGATGGAGCGGCCATCGGAGGATGCGGTGATGTCGTAGAAGACCAGCTCGTCGGCCCCCGCCTCGTTGTACATCGAGGCCATTTCGACCGGGTCGCCGGCGTCGCGGTGATCGAGGAAGCGGACGCCCTTCACCACGCGTCCGCGCTTCACGTCCAGGCAGGGGATGATGCGTTTCGTCAGCATTGCGTTGCAGCCGCCTCTCGGCCTTGTCCACCCGTTCGCCCTGAGGGAAATCGAAGGGGGAACGGGTGGCCTCCCACGCGGCTACTTCCTCAGCATCACCATGTAGTAGCGGCTCGACAGGTCGCGCTTCTCCGCGAACCGGAACCCCGCCTGCTTGCCGACCTCGACCAACTCCGCCTCCGTCAGCCGCTTGTCCAGCGCGGGCCCCTCGTCGGCGTCGAACTTGGTCCACTCGATGATCGCCGCCCAGCCGCCGCGCTTCAGCGCCTTGGACACGCGCTTCAGCATCGCCGGCTTGCTCGTTTTGAGGGTGGAGAGGTTCAGCGCCACCACCGCCCCGTCCAGCGAGTCCGCTTCAATGGTGGAGTCCTCGTCCTTCGGGTCGTAGACGACGGTGTTGGACAGGCGTGTCTGCGCCAGCCTCGTCTCCAGCTCCTCGCGGCTCGCCGCAGACTCGTCGGTCGCGTATACCTTGCCGTCGAACGTGTGCTTGGCGAGGGGGATGGTCAGCGCTCCCTTGCCGCAGCGGAAGTCGCCCAGGAGCTGGTACGGCCGCAGGGGCAGTTGCGCCAGGATGCGAAGCGGGTCTATCTGGTCCGCCAGCGTCTGCGAAGGGACGGCTTGGTCTGTCTTTGTGGTCATCGTGGTCCTTTCCATGTCGAAGGTTCCTTCACGGGAGCGGCCTCCCGCATCCGTGCGGGCCGCTCTTAGGGACGATTGTTGAGGCGAACGCTACCCCGCCGTGGGAATCTCGCCCACCAGCCGCACCGCCTCCCGCAGGTCGACGGCGCCCGTGTACAGCGCCTTGCCGATGATGGCGCCGCTGACGCCCAGGCCCGCCAGCCGCTCCAGGTGCCGCACGCTCGCGATGCCCCCGGCAGCGATGATGGGAGCCGGCACGTTGTTCACCGCCTCCGTCACCGCCTCGAAGTTGGGCTCCGTCAGCGTCCCGTCGCGGCTGATGTCCGTGTACTCCAGCCGCTCGACGCCCAGCTCGGTCAGTTGCCGCATCAGGTCCAGCGCCCGCATCCGCGAGGGCTGCTTCCACCCGCGCAGCGCCGCCCAGCCGTCCCGGGCGTCCACGGAGACGACGATGCGGCCCGCCCCAAAGCGCTCGATCGTGGCGGCCACGAAGTCCGGGTCCTCCACGGCCGAGGTGCCCAGCACCAGCCGGTTCACGCCCATCCCCGCCAGCGTCTCGGCCTTTTCCATATCCCGGATGCCGCCGCCAACCTCCACCGGCACGTCGACGCCCTCGGCGATGGCGCGGATGGCGTCCAGGTTCGCAAACTCCCCCGACGCCGCGCCGTCAAGATCGACGACGTGAATCAACGTTGCGCCCTCGTCCTGCCACCGCAGCGCCACGGCCAGCGGGTCTGTTCCGTAGACCTCTTCCTGGTCGTAGTCGCCCTGGTAAAGACGGACGCAACGTCCTCCCCGCAGGTCAATTGCCGGGATCACGTCCATGCCGAGACCGCCCTTGGAAAGGATTGAGCTACGCCGATTCCAGGTTGTGTTCTTCCACAAAGTAGGAATCGCGAACACCGTCAAAGCGGATGAGGTACACTGGGTCGCCCTCGCCGTAGGTCGATGGCATCGTGCGCTCCGGCACCTCGGTGATCACCCGGCCCCGCTGGCCGACGATCTCTTCCTGAATTCCGCGGATGGTGCCGGGTACCTGTACCAGGTCACCCTTCTGAAACTTGCCCATAGGTCATCCTCCAAAGAAACCTCTGCTTCGATGCAAGAGGTTACGCCATAGACTGTACCATGCGCAAGAAGTTGCCGTAGAGCCGCAGCCCCACCGGGCCGCTCTTCTCCGGGTGAAACTGCGTCGCGACGACGTTCCCCTGCGCGACGGCGCAGCAGAACCGCAGGCCGTAGTCGGTCACCGCGGCCGTCGATTCCGGCGACTCCGGGTCCGGGTAGTAGCTGTGCACGAAGTAGAAGTGGCTGCCCTCCGGCACACCATCGAACACCGGGTGGTCCGGCTGCAGCATCTCGATGGTGTTCCAGCCCATGTGCGGCCCCTTCAGCCCCGGCGGGAATTTCCGCACCTTGCCCGGAATGACGCCCAGGCACTTGGCGCCGCCCTCCTCCGTGTAGTCGAAGAGCAGCTGCAGCCCCAGGCACACGCCGAAGAACGGCTTCTCGTCGACGATGGCCTGCTTGACCGACTCCGTCAGGCTCTGCGCCTCCAGCGCCACCATCGCCGAGTCGCACGCGCCCTGCCCGGGCAAGACCAGCCCGTCCGCCGCCGCGATCTCCGCGGGCTCGACCGTCACGTGCACGTTCGCGCCCAGGCTCTCCAGCGCCTTCGCGACGCTCCGGAGGTTGCCCGCCCCGTAGTTGATGATGGCGATGTTTGGCGCACTCATTGCGTGAACAGCTCCAATAGCTCCAGGATCCTGCCCTGCACCAGCTCGCTGTGGCGGCCGTAGACCAGGTCCGTCCCGTGCTCGCCGCCTGTGAAGACCTCGTAGAACCGCTCGCCGCTGGAGGCATCGTACAGTGCCGCGCTGTCCATCCGCGCGCTGACGTCGTCCTCCGCCACCATGAAGAACTTGGGCTCATCCACGCTGGCGATGTAGTCCGCGGCGGAGAGCCCGTCGATGGCCGCCGGCGCCGAGAGCGCGACGACCCCCGCCACGTCGCGGTTGGCCGCCACCTTGACCGCCGCCGTGCCCCCCATGCTCGCGCCCACGAGCACCGGCCGCTCAACGCCCCCTATCGCCAGATAGTCCAGCGCCCCGCCGAGGTCCAGGTCGATCAGACCCAGCTCCTTGTCGCCGCTCGATGGTTCGTAGCCGCGGAAGTTGAAGGTGAAGACCGCGTAGCCCTCGTCGGCCAGCGTCTCCGCGAAGGGCCGCCAGCTCTCCTGGTCAGAGGGCCGCATGTGCGCCAGCACCACCGTCACGTCGCCGCTGCCGTAGTGCCGCCCGCAAAGCGGAAGCCCGTCCGACGACGCGAACTCCACGTCGCCGTCCGCGCACTGCGCTGTCGGTGCATCCTCGGAGCACGCCACAAGCGCCACAACCGCGAGCGCCAGCAGAGCGGCGGCAATCGGAGGGCCGGGGAATCGTCGCGTGAAAAGGCGGGGCAGCATAGCGCGGGACCTCTTGCACAAAAAGGGTCTGCGGCGTACGTGACAGAAATCACGACCGCACCTGCCATTATAGCATTGCGCCCGCCCTTACGTACGCGCGAAGCTCGACGCAACCCTACGTCGGAGGCGTGTAGTGTCCGAAGGTGCTGTCGTAGTCCCGCTGCGATTCCTGCGGCAGGTAGGTGTCCTCGATCTCCCGCACCAGCGCCGGCCCCGGGTACACGAAATCGTGGAAGCGCACAGGCCCCCACTTGCTCGCCGCCGCCTGCTGCCGGCGCTCGTCCATCGCGACGGGCCCCCGCTCCTTGAAGTCATTCAGCAGCTCCCACACCGCCTGCAGCCCCACGGAGCTGGTCAGCGCCGGGAAAATGGCCACCGCGACGCCCCACGCCTGCAGCTCCTCCAGCGTCGGCCCGGGCGGCGCCCCGCCAAAGGTGGGCATGACGGCGCCGGGGATGCGCTCCGCCGCCTCGTGCACCTCTTCCTTGTGCTGGACATTGTTCAGCCAGATGAGGTCGACGCCCGCCTCTTCCTTGTACCGGATGCACCGCTCGACGGCGCCCTTGAAGTCGCCGCCCTCCGCGCCGATGAAGTCGCAGCGCGCGCATATGACGAAGT
Protein-coding regions in this window:
- a CDS encoding nitroreductase/quinone reductase family protein, with the protein product MLRRKTTPERAMAEDIRTLLKIAEVVDITTTGRKSGEARRIEIRLHVLDGRLYLTGRPGMPRSWLANMAANPKTTIHLKQSIVRDVPSAASVVTDMDERRRVFALMLEREERMSHVDVDVWAATAPLAELTPV
- a CDS encoding VOC family protein; translated protein: MPNPIVHFEIMGSDSAKTQEFYSDLFGWTISSDNPANYGLAFTQDDDGLGINGGIGGADQGGGIYVAVYAQVDDPQAYLDKAVSMGAKEIIPVTEVPGMPIVVAMFADPDGNCIGLVKDAQ
- the leuD gene encoding 3-isopropylmalate dehydratase small subunit; the protein is MDAFTVHTGVVLPMDRVNVDTDQIIPKQFLKRVERTGYEDFLFFDWRFNADGSPNEDFVLNYPGYKDASVMVAGRNFGCGSSREHAPWALQQYGFRTIIASSFADIFYNNCLQNGLLPVRLSDKDVDHIMIQAKEVPGYQVTVDLESGTVSDNQGFNAAFSLDEFKRYCLLNGLDDIGLTLQEENAITAFESQRA
- the leuC gene encoding 3-isopropylmalate dehydratase large subunit, coding for MPGKTMFEKIWDAHVVSEEPGKPALLYVDLHLVHEVTSPQAFDGLRMAGRRVRRPDLTVATADHDVPTTDRSLPIEDPIAVQQLEHLSNDAREFNIPLADIHSPLQGIVHVIGPEQGYTQPGKVIVCGDSHTATHGAFGAFALGVGTSEVEHVLATQTLRQARQKTMQVDVNGPLPFGVTAKDLILAIIGQIGIDGGTGHVIEYTGQGIRDLSMAGRMTVCNMSIEGGARAGMVAPDEKTFDYLRGRANAPQGDAFDEAVERWKQLPTDPDAVYDTTVVIDAAALSPMVSWGTNPGQVTQVTGRVPDPASFANPADRESAERALRYMGLEPNTPMEEIAIDRVFIGSCTNSRIEDLRDAAAVVKGLRVSDRVGAMVVPGSYAIKQQAEAEGLDRIFLDAGFEWRNAGCSMCLAMNPDQLLPHERCASTSNRNFEGRQGKDGRTHLVSPQMAAAAAIAGHFVDIREWKN
- the hisF gene encoding imidazole glycerol phosphate synthase subunit HisF, with amino-acid sequence MLTKRIIPCLDVKRGRVVKGVRFLDHRDAGDPVEMASMYNEAGADELVFYDITASSDGRSIMLDVVSQVAEQVFIPLAVGGGLRSVEDMHTMLLAGADKVSINTAAVENPDLIRQGADRFGSQCIVLGLDAMRLPGTDPVRWEVRVRTGADGGHTTHLDAIEWAARAVELGAGEIVVNSMDADGTQAGYDIELLRKLSEVVTVPVVASGGAGNPEHMLHALQEGRADAGLAASIFHYGTYSIAEVKAYLSEHGVPIRPM
- a CDS encoding class I SAM-dependent methyltransferase, whose protein sequence is MERTTMTTKTDQAVPSQTLADQIDPLRILAQLPLRPYQLLGDFRCGKGALTIPLAKHTFDGKVYATDESAASREELETRLAQTRLSNTVVYDPKDEDSTIEADSLDGAVVALNLSTLKTSKPAMLKRVSKALKRGGWAAIIEWTKFDADEGPALDKRLTEAELVEVGKQAGFRFAEKRDLSSRYYMVMLRK
- the hisA gene encoding 1-(5-phosphoribosyl)-5-[(5-phosphoribosylamino)methylideneamino]imidazole-4-carboxamide isomerase, with the translated sequence MDVIPAIDLRGGRCVRLYQGDYDQEEVYGTDPLAVALRWQDEGATLIHVVDLDGAASGEFANLDAIRAIAEGVDVPVEVGGGIRDMEKAETLAGMGVNRLVLGTSAVEDPDFVAATIERFGAGRIVVSVDARDGWAALRGWKQPSRMRALDLMRQLTELGVERLEYTDISRDGTLTEPNFEAVTEAVNNVPAPIIAAGGIASVRHLERLAGLGVSGAIIGKALYTGAVDLREAVRLVGEIPTAG
- the hisH gene encoding imidazole glycerol phosphate synthase subunit HisH; this encodes MSAPNIAIINYGAGNLRSVAKALESLGANVHVTVEPAEIAAADGLVLPGQGACDSAMVALEAQSLTESVKQAIVDEKPFFGVCLGLQLLFDYTEEGGAKCLGVIPGKVRKFPPGLKGPHMGWNTIEMLQPDHPVFDGVPEGSHFYFVHSYYPDPESPESTAAVTDYGLRFCCAVAQGNVVATQFHPEKSGPVGLRLYGNFLRMVQSMA
- a CDS encoding alpha/beta fold hydrolase, which encodes MLPRLFTRRFPGPPIAAALLALAVVALVACSEDAPTAQCADGDVEFASSDGLPLCGRHYGSGDVTVVLAHMRPSDQESWRPFAETLADEGYAVFTFNFRGYEPSSGDKELGLIDLDLGGALDYLAIGGVERPVLVGASMGGTAAVKVAANRDVAGVVALSAPAAIDGLSAADYIASVDEPKFFMVAEDDVSARMDSAALYDASSGERFYEVFTGGEHGTDLVYGRHSELVQGRILELLELFTQ
- a CDS encoding isocitrate lyase/PEP mutase family protein codes for the protein MAERASTRLRRSINDDKLLLMPGGFSPLAVRMAESLGFESFFLAGSQTSAHIYAVPDIALLGRYEMAEAVRNIAAVSSMPVLVDSDTGYGNAVNVYHMTQGYVQAGAAGLHLEDQLAPKLSGTAAGRRCIPVEEAVGKYKAAVAARDALDPDFVICARCDFIGAEGGDFKGAVERCIRYKEEAGVDLIWLNNVQHKEEVHEAAERIPGAVMPTFGGAPPGPTLEELQAWGVAVAIFPALTSSVGLQAVWELLNDFKERGPVAMDERRQQAAASKWGPVRFHDFVYPGPALVREIEDTYLPQESQRDYDSTFGHYTPPT